The segment AATCAGTTAAATATTTGGTGGGTTAAGATAATGTTTGAAGCGTAAAATTTAACTCTATCAAAAAAATCACATCAAAGTCCTCCAAAAGTAGTATTAGAGTataatattcaaatttttttaattattttttaatttgatagGGGATGATTTCATTTAGTAGTCAGCAATGGATTCATTCATGGTTCATGGTTAGTATGTAGGCTGATAAGACTCATTTTTTACATGAGGTTTGGTTAACACATCTGTAATTTCTAAGATGATATACAACATTTATCCAACATCAAAATTAACAAATTTGAGTGAGATATacatctcttttgaaattttttggtttTATTTAAAGATAGAAAggaaatatatatattgtaatatttaAATCCTATTTGAAAGTAAGAGGTAACTATATAATTAGCTAGAACTTAACAATCCATCCTTCCTTGCTACTTTCCATGTGTCCATTGAAACAAGAGAAATAACCATAACCATTACTAACGAGCATTAAGAGATTCTGTAATAGTAGCATTTGATTGAGATGATGGAGGGGAACTTTCTCCACGTACTTTGTATCCCACGTCTACGAATGCTGGCTGCAGAGGTTTCTGAAAATCAATCTCAACTTTACTTAACAGTATTGTCACAACCTCAGACATTGATGGCCTATGAGTGGCAGAACCTTGTATGCACATAAGCGCAAGGTTTATCACCCTCACCACCTCTTCTTCATTATACCCTTCTATCTTCTCTTTGCTTTCCACCGtctctaaaaccttgttttcttCGTGTAGGCTCCAAACCTGCGATAAGAAGTTTTTAAAAATTTCCAAGCTTTTTAAGGGAGAGAAGGACGGAATAAAAGGTTTAAAAGAATACTATTAGAATTGTAAAATACCCATTCAAGCAAATATTGCATATCAGGTGGTTGATTCAAGTCAATGCTTTTTCTGCCACTGACTATTTCAAGAACCACCACACCAAAGCTGTAGGTATCAGCTTTCTCTGTTAATTGCCCATGGCTAGCATATTCAGGAGCTGTGTATCCTCTGCAAACGAAAAAATGGTAtcactatatttttttaaaattttgaatagaTAAACAATTGAGTAAGGAGGGGTTTTCTCACAAGGTTCCTGCAAATTTTGTGCTGACATGAGATTTATCATGTGGAAGAAGTCTTGCCAGCCCAAAATCTGCTATTTTTGCCTGAAAATTGTCGCCAAGTAATATATTGCTTGATTTAATATCACGATGGATGATACAGACGTGGAATTCCTCATGGAGATAGGCCAGACCACGAGCAGTGCCAAGGATAATGTTGAACCTTTCCTTCCAACTCAAAGGTTTCTTATGTTCTCCTGCGCATGTAGGACAATTCAGTTGAGTTTCAAAATCTATCATGTTTGTTGTAAATGATGAAATAAGCGAAAAAGGGAAGTTATGGAATAGCAAACCAAATAATATTCTGTCGAGGCTGCTATTGGGCATGTACTCATAAACCAAGAGCCTTTCTTGGCCTTGTCTGCAACATCCAAGTAAACGCACAAGATTTTTGTGAT is part of the Cryptomeria japonica chromosome 10, Sugi_1.0, whole genome shotgun sequence genome and harbors:
- the LOC131065174 gene encoding cold-responsive protein kinase 1-like, which produces LQGTLKNDNVVAIKKLTLGRSPRVVSEFESEVKLISNVHHKNLVRLLGCCRQGQERLLVYEYMPNSSLDRILFGEHKKPLSWKERFNIILGTARGLAYLHEEFHVCIIHRDIKSSNILLGDNFQAKIADFGLARLLPHDKSHVSTKFAGTLGYTAPEYASHGQLTEKADTYSFGVVVLEIVSGRKSIDLNQPPDMQYLLEWVWSLHEENKVLETVESKEKIEGYNEEEVVRVINLALMCIQGSATHRPSMSEVVTILLSKVEIDFQKPLQPAFVDVGYKVRGESSPPSSQSNATITESLNAR